A stretch of the Engraulis encrasicolus isolate BLACKSEA-1 chromosome 19, IST_EnEncr_1.0, whole genome shotgun sequence genome encodes the following:
- the commd8 gene encoding COMM domain-containing protein 8 has product MSTIQLLNKIPAAECLKFLHGVVNGVCGRSYPKRTDYGDTWTLSQYSELLEALSALLRVIVGKKCTETELLTGLEEPHAAAVWQCVKARQEEIHQALVERTNAISTTQLQDFDWQMKLALSSDKLSLLHTPLLSLTLDVKENGKPRPVTIEMNREELQTLISAMEAANKVVLQLK; this is encoded by the exons ATGTCTACTATACAGTTGCTGAACAAAATCCCTGCCGCAGAATGCTTGAAA TTTCTGCATGGGGTGGTGAACGGGGTGTGTGGCCGGAGCTACCCTAAGAGGACGGACTATGGCGACACCTGGACCCTGTCGCAGTACTCAGAGCTGCTGGAGGCCCTCTCTGCACTCCTCAGGGTCATCGttgggaagaaatgcacagaGACG GAGCTGTTGACAGGGCTGGAGGAGCCCCATGCGGCGGCCGTGTGGCAGTGCGTTAAGGCCCGGCAGGAGGAGATTCACCAGGCCCTGGTGGAGAGAACCAACGCCATCTCCACCACCCAGCTCCAGGACTTTGACTGGCAAATGAAA ctggcccTGTCGAGCGATAAGTTGTCCCTTCTGCACacgcctctgctctctctcacgcTGGATGTGAAGGAGAATGGAAAGCCTCGTCCAGTTACCATAGAGATGAACAGAGAAGAGTTACAAACTCTCATTAGTGCCATGGAGGCTGCTAACAAG gtGGTCCTGCAGCTGAAGTAG
- the LOC134435516 gene encoding trichohyalin-like, whose translation MRNKVKQKEKELATEAQKMDDEQKHGQLEGRKEGKGKNSKEVEEDREPCLRDNQIQLRNQKEILGFQKWQMKGNQTVIEKGSLHMEKMEKANRQMEVEERKEVGQRWVVEEAKRNGDKALQAESGNHEMQCQIDENQSGGQKHIEAHRKNKERQRQMREEEPEVERQVGQERKEKAENTVQQVHMEVVRHERKKEAEGSKEKWIPIEIVEKGADQMYSQRQKEVKKVSCPNNIERLETEMDRGGKRPERHGHKEKMPKPDQVCCKAQDAGTVKTKDEQKQELGHQSKKEARRLAEMYNVDGGKLPPAGLKRTESPPGAGHAGEPPGYICECCKLKEELQIKRAVESQQQLEKKWEEATRKKNEERGLEPGEVDTPDESQTQDGDDGGPGADNAGEPHKSKWQISLLVEKRQDALRNTERQIKALEGWKEELKSTEEKEKNDEEEKYWSRLPGYICKGCKEELQIKRAVKRRLELEKKKREEATRKNEERVDTSDESQSQDGDDGGPVGRDRRGVTRRFLTWANQTMKERHVRKMQRSFEREEIEVDEPYCHVWTGRYMSRTKREQNKRKALLRAEALRQNLESALLKWEKRKA comes from the exons atgagaaacaagGTTAAACAAAAGGAGAAGGAATTGGCAACAGAAGCCCAGAAGATGGACGATGAGCAGAAACATGGACAACtggagggaagaaaagagggaaagggaaagaataGCAAGGAGGTTGAAGAGGACAGGGAACCGTGTCTGAGGGACAATCAGATTCAATTGAGGAACCAAAAAGAGATCCTGGGTTTCCAAAAATGGCAGATGAAGGGGAACCAAACAGTGATAGAAAAGGGGAGTTTACACATGGAGAAAATGGAGAAAGCAAATAGGCAgatggaggtagaggagagaaaagaagtagGGCAAAGATGGGTGGTGGAAGAAGCAAAGAGAAACGGAGATAAAGCACTACAGGCAGAGAGCGGAAATCATGAAATGCAATGTCAAATTGATGAAAACCAAAGCGGGGGGCAAAAACACATAGAGGCCCACAGAAAGAATAAAGAAAGGCAAAGACAAATGCGTGAAGAAGAGCCAGAGGTTGAAAGACAAGTAGgccaagagagaaaagagaaggcagAAAATACAGTGCAACAAGTACACATGGAAGTCGTCCgacatgagagaaagaaagaagcagaggGATCAAAGGAAAAATGGATACCTATTGAGATAGTTGAAAAAGGAGCTGATCAGATGTattcacagagacagaaagaagtgaAAAAGGTCAGTTGTCCTAACAATATAGAAAGACTTGAGacagagatggatagaggaggTAAACGGCCTGAGAGGCATGGACATAAAGAAAAGATGCCAAAGCCTGATCAGGTCTGCTGCAAGGCACAAGACGCAGGGACTGTTAAGACAAAAGATGAACAAAAACAAGAGCTGGGACATCAGAGCAAAAAGGAAGCAAGGAGACTTGCAGAAATGTACAATGTAGATGGAGGGAAGCTGCCACCAGCTGGGCTAAAGCGCACAGAGAGCCCTCCTGGTGCTGGCCATGCTGGGGAACCTCCAGGATATATCTGCGAATGTTGCAAGCTTAAGGAAGAGCTGCAAATCAAAAGAGCTGTTGAAAGTCAGCAACAACTGGAGAAGAAATGGGAAGAGGCGACCAGGAAGAAGAATGAGGAGAGAGGCCTAGAGCCAGGTGAAGTTGACACACCAGATGAATCGCAAACTCAGGATGGCGATGACGGTGGTCCAGGTGCTGACAATGCTGGGGAACCTCACAAGTCAAAATGGCAAATAAGCTTACTTGTGGAGAAAAGGCAAGATGCtttgagaaatacagagaggcaGATAAAAGCACTAGAAGGTTGGAAGGAGGAGCTTAAAAGtacagaagagaaggagaagaatgatgaggaggagaaataCTGGAGTAGACTTCCAGGATATATCTGCAAAGGATGCAAGGAAGAGCTGCAAATCAAAAGAGCAGTCAAAAGACGGCTAGAactggagaagaagaaaagggaagaggCAACCAGGAAGAATGAGGAGAGAGTTGACACATCAGATGAATCGCAATCTCAGGATGGCGATGATGGTGGTCCAGTGGGCAGAGACAGAAGGGGTGTCACAAGGAGATTCCTCACATGGGCCAATCAAACAATGAAAGAGAGACATGTAAGGAAAATGCAACGGTCTTTTGAAAGGGAAGAGATTGAGGTTGATGAACCTTACTGTCATG TTTGGACGGGAAGGTACATGAGCCGGACCAAGCGAGAGCAGAACAAGCGCAAAGCACTACTAAGAGCAGAGGCGTTGCGCCAAAATCTGGAATCAGCCTTGCTTAAATGGGAAAAAAGGAAAGcatga